In one Streptomyces sp. T12 genomic region, the following are encoded:
- a CDS encoding glutathione S-transferase C-terminal domain-containing protein: protein MSAPSPTAVPSFRSRIGCDTRSGYYAAPRRYRLHLSLSCPRSLRIAVTHSLLGLDDVLPVTLLPAVPDAPDGGHLELRPLYEASSHQHPGPAAAPVLSDAWTGTIVSTHAPDILRDLARRFGGHGPDLFPYGAEEAVENIGRLCEQGITAAAQRAGQSDGDPAARETALTALLRTLDALERRPASQEYLLGGEPTLADVELWVTLVQLDTVHRHHLDAAAVTRITDHPQLWAYARRLAAHPAFGAHLDLDGIARRHHADCRGEEAAGAAVQIVDWAAAAREVSQPVGRPVSPTPTRACRSRS, encoded by the coding sequence ATGTCCGCCCCATCCCCGACCGCCGTGCCGTCCTTCCGGAGCAGGATCGGCTGTGACACGCGCAGCGGCTACTACGCCGCGCCCCGCCGCTACCGGCTCCACCTGTCCCTCTCGTGTCCGCGCTCGCTGCGGATCGCCGTCACACACAGCCTGCTCGGCCTCGACGACGTCCTCCCGGTGACGCTGCTGCCCGCCGTCCCCGACGCCCCGGACGGCGGGCACCTGGAGCTGCGCCCGCTGTACGAGGCCAGTTCGCACCAGCACCCCGGACCGGCCGCGGCGCCGGTGCTCAGCGACGCCTGGACCGGCACGATCGTGAGCACACACGCCCCCGACATCCTGCGGGACCTGGCCCGGCGGTTCGGCGGCCACGGCCCGGATCTCTTCCCGTACGGCGCCGAGGAGGCCGTCGAGAACATCGGCCGCCTCTGCGAGCAGGGCATCACCGCGGCCGCGCAGCGCGCCGGACAGTCGGACGGCGACCCGGCGGCGCGCGAGACCGCGCTCACCGCCCTGCTGCGCACACTGGACGCACTGGAGCGGCGGCCGGCCTCCCAGGAGTACCTGCTCGGCGGCGAACCGACCCTCGCGGACGTCGAGTTGTGGGTGACGCTGGTGCAACTGGACACCGTGCACCGCCATCACCTGGACGCCGCCGCGGTCACCCGCATCACCGACCATCCGCAGCTGTGGGCCTACGCACGACGCCTCGCGGCCCACCCCGCCTTCGGCGCCCACCTCGACCTGGACGGCATCGCCCGCAGGCACCACGCCGACTGCCGGGGCGAGGAAGCGGCGGGCGCGGCGGTGCAGATCGTGGACTGGGCGGCCGCCGCACGCGAGGTCAGTCAGCCGGTCGGTCGGCCGGTTTCTCCCACACCGACACGTGCTTGCCGCTCTCGCTCGTGA
- a CDS encoding LLM class flavin-dependent oxidoreductase, translating to MSLTFHWFLPTNGDSRHVVGGGHGTPATVSGRDRPPTVAYLSQIARAAEDLGFVGALTPTGAWCEDAWLTTAMVSQHTERLKFLVAFRPGFVSPTLAAQMASTFQRQTGGRLLLNVVTGGESHEQRAYGDFLDKDDRYRRTGEFLEIVRQLWEGKTVDLAGEHLQVEDAKLARVPDPIPEVYFGGSSPIAGEIAARHVDVYLTWGEPPAAVAEKIARIRALAEKEGRSIRFGIRLHVITRDTGEQAWAEARRLLDGFDAETVRAVQAGLARSESEGQQRMLALHGGGRDGLEIHPNLWAGIGLVRGGAGTALVGSHDEVAERIAEYHRLGIDEFVLSGYPHLEEAYWFGEGVLPRLAAQGLWNHPFRSATAAQPVAQIPFAER from the coding sequence GTGTCCCTCACCTTCCACTGGTTTCTGCCCACCAACGGCGACAGCCGCCACGTCGTCGGCGGCGGCCACGGCACGCCCGCCACGGTGTCCGGCCGCGACCGGCCGCCGACGGTCGCCTACCTCAGCCAGATCGCCCGCGCCGCAGAGGACCTGGGCTTCGTCGGCGCGCTCACGCCGACCGGCGCCTGGTGCGAGGACGCGTGGCTGACCACGGCGATGGTCAGCCAGCACACCGAGCGGCTGAAGTTCCTGGTCGCCTTCCGGCCCGGGTTCGTCTCGCCGACGCTCGCCGCCCAGATGGCGTCCACCTTCCAGCGGCAGACCGGCGGACGGTTGCTGCTCAACGTGGTCACGGGCGGGGAGAGCCACGAGCAGCGCGCCTACGGCGACTTCCTCGACAAGGACGACCGTTACCGCCGTACCGGTGAATTCCTGGAGATCGTGCGGCAGTTGTGGGAGGGCAAGACCGTCGATCTCGCCGGTGAGCACCTCCAGGTCGAGGACGCGAAGCTGGCCCGTGTGCCCGACCCGATACCGGAGGTGTACTTCGGCGGCTCCTCGCCCATCGCCGGTGAGATCGCCGCCCGGCACGTCGACGTCTACCTCACCTGGGGCGAGCCGCCGGCCGCCGTCGCCGAGAAGATCGCCCGGATCCGGGCGCTGGCCGAGAAGGAGGGCCGGAGCATCCGCTTCGGCATCCGCCTGCACGTCATCACCCGGGACACCGGCGAGCAGGCGTGGGCGGAGGCCCGGCGGCTGCTGGACGGCTTCGACGCGGAGACGGTACGGGCCGTACAGGCCGGACTCGCTCGCAGCGAGTCGGAGGGGCAGCAGCGCATGCTCGCCCTGCACGGCGGCGGCCGGGACGGCCTGGAGATCCATCCGAACCTCTGGGCCGGCATCGGGCTGGTGCGGGGCGGCGCGGGCACCGCGCTGGTCGGCAGCCACGACGAGGTCGCCGAGCGGATCGCCGAGTACCACCGGCTGGGCATCGATGAGTTCGTGCTCTCCGGCTACCCGCATCTGGAGGAGGCGTACTGGTTCGGCGAGGGCGTCCTGCCGCGGCTGGCGGCGCAAGGGCTGTGGAACCACCCGTTCCGCAGCGCGACGGCCGCACAGCCCGTGGCCCAGATCCCCTTCGCGGAGCGGTAA
- a CDS encoding Rrf2 family transcriptional regulator, with amino-acid sequence MRISARADYAVRAALELAAAGDDTSLKAEAIAEAQGIPHKFLEGILGDLRRGGLVVSQRGGKGGYRLARPADSIPIADVIRVADGPLVSVRGVRPPDLSYIGPAQSLLPLWIAVRANVRKILGEVTLADVAAAKLPDDVLSLADDPEAWTNP; translated from the coding sequence ATGCGGATCTCGGCGAGAGCGGACTATGCGGTGCGGGCGGCGTTGGAGTTGGCCGCGGCCGGTGACGACACCTCGCTCAAGGCCGAAGCGATCGCCGAGGCACAGGGCATCCCGCACAAGTTCCTGGAGGGCATCCTCGGCGACCTGCGCCGGGGCGGCCTCGTGGTCAGCCAGCGCGGCGGCAAGGGCGGCTATCGGCTCGCCCGCCCGGCCGACTCGATCCCCATCGCGGACGTGATCCGCGTGGCGGACGGCCCCCTGGTCTCGGTGCGCGGCGTACGCCCGCCCGACCTCTCCTACATCGGCCCCGCGCAGTCCCTGCTCCCGCTGTGGATCGCCGTACGCGCCAACGTCCGCAAGATCCTCGGTGAGGTCACCCTCGCCGACGTGGCCGCGGCCAAGCTGCCCGACGACGTCCTGAGCCTCGCGGACGACCCCGAGGCCTGGACGAATCCCTGA
- the ssuE gene encoding NADPH-dependent FMN reductase, whose product MATILSVSGSPSASSRTARLLRHLDDRLRAQGHDVIPFDVRTLPPEALLHADFRHTAIVEATALFERADGIVIGTPVYKAAYSGLLKSLLDLLPQYALAGKTVLPLATGGTTAHVLAIDYALRPVLNSMGPAHITPGWFTLDKDITVGDDGTLTVAPGTAEALAQVTDQFSLALGGRPTLLAATG is encoded by the coding sequence ATGGCCACCATCCTCTCCGTCTCCGGCAGCCCCTCCGCCAGCTCCCGCACCGCCCGGCTGCTGCGCCACCTGGACGACCGGCTCAGGGCCCAGGGCCACGACGTGATCCCCTTCGACGTCCGCACCCTCCCGCCCGAGGCCCTGCTGCACGCCGACTTCCGGCATACGGCGATCGTCGAGGCCACCGCCTTGTTCGAGCGCGCGGACGGCATCGTGATCGGCACCCCCGTCTACAAGGCCGCCTACTCCGGACTGCTGAAGTCGCTGCTCGACCTGCTCCCGCAGTACGCACTCGCGGGCAAGACCGTCCTGCCGCTGGCCACCGGCGGCACCACCGCCCACGTCCTGGCCATCGACTACGCCCTGCGCCCCGTACTGAACTCCATGGGCCCCGCCCACATCACGCCGGGCTGGTTCACCCTCGACAAGGACATCACCGTGGGCGACGACGGCACCCTGACCGTCGCGCCCGGCACCGCCGAGGCCCTGGCCCAGGTCACCGACCAGTTCTCGCTCGCCCTCGGGGGCCGTCCGACCCTGCTGGCGGCCACCGGATGA
- a CDS encoding acyl-CoA dehydrogenase family protein: protein MTSAPPAEAATAAGAEPADWLHTARELADDLATDAVEREQAGKPPLDEVARLRESGLLTLLVPAAHGGGGADWRTAYTVVRTLSAADGSVGHLLGSHYFLSYCARFFAGPDRAARVERAFTAGQWYWGGGIASQEPPLMLTPTANGYVLDGHQRYGSGVGVADRLVVRAAVPGTGEPLAVLVDPAHPGLVNGSGGDTFGQRLAAAGGVGFDSVPVAADDVLGSLSADEGALSPFAGLAAPTARLVSAQFCLGVAEGLLGEVREHGRAAQSAWQPFSPQPWPGSPPQDPYVLTAYGELAVAARAASALADQAVAALTHGLARGEELDDEECAEIAVLASAAEAAASRAAQEITTHAMDAVGVPAAFARHGLDRFWRDTRTHTLREPVAHRLREVGDYFLNGAHPPFSLPA, encoded by the coding sequence ATGACAAGCGCACCCCCGGCCGAAGCGGCGACCGCGGCGGGAGCCGAGCCGGCCGACTGGCTGCACACAGCCCGTGAGCTGGCGGACGACCTGGCCACGGACGCGGTCGAGCGCGAGCAGGCCGGCAAGCCACCGCTCGACGAGGTCGCGCGGCTGCGCGAATCGGGGCTGCTGACACTGCTGGTGCCGGCCGCTCACGGCGGCGGGGGCGCGGACTGGCGCACCGCCTACACGGTCGTACGGACCCTCTCCGCGGCCGACGGATCCGTCGGCCACCTGCTGGGCAGCCACTACTTCCTGTCCTACTGCGCCCGGTTCTTCGCCGGCCCCGACCGAGCCGCACGCGTGGAGCGGGCGTTCACGGCGGGGCAGTGGTACTGGGGTGGCGGGATCGCCTCGCAGGAACCGCCCCTGATGCTGACCCCGACGGCCAACGGCTATGTGCTGGACGGCCATCAGAGGTACGGCTCCGGAGTCGGCGTCGCCGACCGGCTCGTGGTCCGCGCCGCCGTGCCCGGCACCGGCGAGCCCCTCGCCGTCCTCGTCGACCCCGCTCACCCGGGCCTCGTGAACGGCAGCGGCGGTGACACCTTCGGTCAGCGGCTGGCGGCCGCCGGAGGTGTGGGGTTCGACTCCGTGCCGGTCGCGGCCGACGACGTGCTCGGCTCCCTGTCTGCCGACGAGGGCGCCCTGTCGCCCTTCGCCGGCCTCGCTGCGCCGACCGCCCGGCTGGTCTCCGCCCAGTTCTGTCTCGGCGTCGCCGAGGGGCTGCTCGGCGAAGTCCGCGAGCACGGACGGGCGGCGCAGTCCGCCTGGCAGCCGTTCTCACCCCAGCCCTGGCCGGGCAGCCCGCCGCAGGACCCGTACGTGCTCACCGCGTACGGCGAGCTCGCCGTCGCCGCACGTGCCGCGTCCGCCCTCGCCGACCAGGCGGTGGCCGCCCTGACCCACGGCCTCGCGCGGGGCGAGGAGCTCGACGACGAGGAGTGCGCGGAGATCGCCGTCCTCGCGAGCGCGGCCGAGGCCGCCGCCTCCCGGGCCGCGCAGGAGATCACCACCCACGCCATGGACGCCGTGGGCGTGCCTGCCGCCTTCGCGCGACACGGCCTGGACCGCTTCTGGCGCGACACGCGCACGCACACCCTGCGCGAGCCGGTCGCCCACCGGCTGCGCGAGGTCGGGGACTACTTCCTCAACGGCGCGCACCCTCCGTTCAGCCTCCCCGCCTGA
- a CDS encoding SfnB family sulfur acquisition oxidoreductase yields the protein MSAATVIADDAEALAVAAELAADFRKDAAERDARRRLPHGELARLSASGLLGVTVPAELGGADVRTETLAEIFRLLASADASLAQIPQSHFVYVGVLRRQGTREQQEFFLGEVLAGKRFGNAQSEAGTSHVQDIRTRLRRHPDGSYVLDGVKHYSTGALFADWIPVLARADDDNLHVAYVPRDAPGLTVVDDWDGMGQRTTASGTVRLESVPVPADRVVPHHLTFQGPQLHGAVAQLLHAAIDAGIASGALAEAVEFVRTKSRPWFESVGEGHATAAEDPLLIQRFGELAIRVRAADALLATVARSVDSARADLTDDSAAEASIAVAAAKVTAAEVAVEVGSALFEVAGTRSALDSLRLHRHWRDARTHTLHDPARWKVQHIGRYVLSGTRPPRHGLL from the coding sequence ATGAGCGCCGCGACCGTGATCGCCGACGACGCCGAGGCCCTCGCGGTCGCCGCCGAACTGGCCGCCGACTTCCGCAAGGACGCGGCCGAACGGGACGCGCGGCGCCGGCTTCCGCACGGGGAGCTGGCGCGGCTGTCCGCCTCCGGGCTGCTCGGGGTGACGGTGCCCGCGGAGCTGGGCGGCGCGGACGTCCGTACGGAGACGCTCGCCGAGATCTTCCGGCTGCTGGCCTCGGCCGACGCCAGCCTCGCGCAGATCCCGCAGAGTCACTTCGTGTACGTGGGCGTGCTGCGCCGGCAGGGCACGCGGGAGCAGCAGGAGTTCTTCCTCGGCGAGGTGCTGGCGGGGAAGCGGTTCGGCAACGCCCAGTCGGAGGCGGGCACCAGCCATGTGCAGGACATCCGTACGCGGCTCAGGCGGCACCCCGACGGGTCGTACGTCCTCGACGGCGTCAAGCACTACTCGACCGGCGCCCTGTTCGCCGACTGGATCCCCGTCCTCGCCCGCGCCGACGACGACAACCTGCACGTGGCGTACGTGCCGCGGGACGCGCCCGGCCTCACGGTTGTGGACGACTGGGACGGCATGGGACAGCGCACCACCGCCAGCGGGACCGTCCGCCTGGAGTCGGTGCCCGTGCCCGCCGACCGCGTGGTGCCGCACCACCTCACCTTCCAGGGGCCCCAACTCCACGGTGCCGTCGCCCAGTTGCTGCACGCCGCCATCGACGCCGGGATCGCCTCCGGAGCACTGGCCGAGGCCGTGGAGTTCGTCCGTACGAAGAGCCGCCCCTGGTTCGAGAGCGTCGGCGAGGGGCATGCGACTGCCGCCGAGGACCCCCTGCTGATCCAGCGGTTCGGTGAACTGGCGATCCGGGTACGGGCCGCCGACGCGCTGCTCGCCACAGTGGCGCGTTCCGTGGACTCCGCCCGCGCCGATCTGACCGACGACTCGGCCGCCGAGGCCTCGATCGCGGTGGCGGCCGCCAAGGTGACCGCGGCGGAGGTGGCCGTGGAGGTCGGCAGCGCCCTCTTCGAGGTGGCCGGCACCCGCTCGGCGCTCGACTCCCTGCGCCTGCATCGCCATTGGCGCGACGCCCGCACCCACACCCTGCACGACCCGGCCCGCTGGAAGGTCCAGCACATCGGCCGCTACGTGCTCAGCGGCACCAGGCCGCCCCGGCACGGCCTGCTGTGA
- a CDS encoding FAD-binding oxidoreductase, with the protein MSALSRRNVLRGGLVATTAGVVVPGLGTGVAAAADGTSCPPAPGPAMVGRGDPRYRSLASRGYNRRFVGGPEHVWVVGTTAHVVRAVQQAVDSGRRITVRSGGHGFENFVADPAVEVVVDMSAMTGVSYDRGRRAFAVEAGALLGDVYRRLYLGWGVTIPAGWCADVGVGGHVLGGGYGPLSRLLGLSVDHLYAVEVVVVGRDGRARSVVATRELSDPHRDLWWAHTGGGGGSFGIVTRYWFRTPGAEGDDPSGLLPAPPSGVLSFSVSWDWQKLDKTSFARLVRNHGAWAERHSAPDSPYLALYSELALTRRPSGTVLMIGQVAADSGAERMLDEHIAAINQGVPVQPVRTLRNQAWLAAALAGSPGDPGPVYRLKVKSGYLRRRFTDRQIDALHHHLTRSDYDYPGGSLSLYTHGGKVNTVAPDATATPHRDASIKMFYANGWEDPRDDARHIGWLRELYEDLYADTGGAPAAADGAFINYPDTDLADPARNTGAPWQTLYFGDNYRRLQRIKAKWDPRDVFHHALSVRAA; encoded by the coding sequence ATGAGTGCATTGAGCAGGAGGAACGTGTTGCGCGGCGGCCTGGTCGCCACGACGGCGGGGGTCGTGGTGCCCGGGCTGGGCACGGGGGTGGCCGCGGCGGCGGACGGGACGTCCTGCCCGCCGGCTCCCGGGCCGGCCATGGTCGGGCGCGGCGATCCGCGGTACCGGTCTCTGGCGTCCCGGGGCTACAACCGCCGGTTCGTGGGCGGGCCGGAGCACGTCTGGGTGGTCGGCACGACCGCGCACGTCGTACGGGCCGTGCAGCAGGCGGTGGACAGCGGCCGGCGCATCACGGTCCGCAGTGGCGGCCACGGCTTCGAGAACTTCGTCGCCGACCCGGCCGTGGAGGTGGTCGTCGACATGTCCGCCATGACGGGCGTCTCCTACGACCGGGGCCGCCGCGCCTTCGCCGTGGAGGCAGGTGCCCTGCTGGGCGACGTGTACCGGAGGCTGTACCTCGGCTGGGGGGTGACGATCCCGGCCGGCTGGTGTGCCGATGTCGGTGTCGGCGGGCATGTGCTGGGCGGTGGCTATGGTCCGCTGTCCCGGCTGCTGGGCCTGTCCGTGGACCATCTGTACGCGGTCGAGGTGGTGGTCGTCGGCCGCGACGGCAGGGCGCGCAGTGTGGTGGCCACGCGCGAACTCTCCGATCCGCACCGGGACTTGTGGTGGGCGCACACCGGCGGCGGGGGCGGCAGCTTCGGCATCGTCACCCGCTACTGGTTCCGGACGCCCGGCGCCGAGGGCGACGACCCGTCCGGCCTGCTGCCCGCCCCGCCGTCCGGTGTGCTGAGCTTCTCGGTCTCCTGGGACTGGCAGAAGCTCGACAAGACGTCGTTCGCCCGGTTGGTCCGCAACCACGGCGCATGGGCCGAACGGCACAGTGCCCCCGACTCCCCGTACCTCGCCCTCTACAGCGAACTGGCCCTCACCCGCCGCCCGTCGGGCACGGTCCTCATGATCGGCCAGGTGGCCGCCGACTCCGGCGCCGAACGGATGCTGGACGAGCACATCGCGGCGATCAACCAGGGCGTCCCGGTCCAGCCGGTCCGCACGCTGAGGAACCAGGCCTGGCTGGCCGCCGCCCTGGCCGGCTCACCGGGCGACCCCGGCCCCGTCTACCGGCTGAAGGTCAAGTCGGGCTATCTGCGCCGACGTTTCACCGACCGCCAGATCGACGCCCTGCACCACCACCTCACCCGCTCCGACTACGACTACCCGGGCGGCAGCCTGAGCCTCTACACGCACGGCGGCAAGGTCAACACCGTGGCCCCGGACGCGACCGCGACACCCCACCGCGACGCGAGCATCAAGATGTTCTACGCCAACGGATGGGAGGACCCCCGCGACGACGCCCGGCACATCGGCTGGCTGCGCGAGCTCTACGAGGACCTGTACGCCGACACCGGCGGCGCCCCCGCGGCAGCCGACGGCGCGTTCATCAACTACCCGGACACCGACCTGGCCGATCCCGCCCGGAACACCGGCGCTCCGTGGCAGACCCTGTACTTCGGCGACAACTACCGCCGCCTCCAGCGCATCAAGGCGAAGTGGGATCCCCGCGACGTCTTCCACCACGCCCTTTCGGTACGCGCGGCCTGA
- a CDS encoding putative leader peptide — MTHDEMCGVPRAMRWTEVADVTHMFHAVHLHSRPHIDLQRVSGALCCS; from the coding sequence GTGACGCACGACGAGATGTGCGGCGTGCCGCGCGCGATGCGATGGACGGAGGTGGCGGACGTGACGCACATGTTCCACGCCGTCCACCTCCACTCCCGGCCCCACATCGACCTCCAGCGCGTGTCCGGCGCGCTCTGTTGTTCCTGA
- the sfnG gene encoding dimethylsulfone monooxygenase SfnG, with amino-acid sequence MPVPPGSDPVRFAYWVPNVSGGLVTSTIEQRTDWGYDYNRELAVLAENNGFDYALSQVRYMASYGAEFQHESTSFSLALLLATQRLKAIAAVHPGLWHPGVLAKLGATADHLSNGRFAVNVVSGWFKGEFTALGEPWLEHDERYRRSEEFIRALRQIWTEDHTELAGDFYRLRDFSLKPKPLNTVERPHPEIFQGGNSSAARAMAGRVSDWYFSNGKDFDGVTEQIADVRASAAQVGRTAPKFGLNGFLIARDTEAEARDTLREIVAKANTEAVHGFRDAVQQAGPSTADGKGMWQDSSFEDLVQYNDGFRTGLIGTPEQIAERIVAYKRLGVDLFLLGFLHYLEEVEYFGKRVLPLVRELEAQEAESEPVAAARA; translated from the coding sequence ATGCCCGTACCGCCCGGATCCGACCCCGTCCGCTTCGCCTACTGGGTGCCGAACGTCAGCGGCGGCCTGGTCACCAGCACCATCGAGCAGCGCACCGACTGGGGTTACGACTACAACCGCGAACTGGCCGTCCTCGCCGAGAACAACGGCTTCGACTACGCCCTCAGCCAGGTCCGCTACATGGCCAGCTACGGCGCGGAGTTCCAGCACGAGTCGACCAGCTTCAGCCTGGCCCTGCTCCTCGCCACCCAGCGCCTCAAGGCCATCGCCGCCGTCCACCCCGGCCTGTGGCACCCCGGCGTCCTGGCCAAGCTCGGCGCCACCGCCGACCACCTGTCGAACGGCCGCTTCGCGGTCAACGTCGTCAGCGGCTGGTTCAAGGGCGAGTTCACCGCGCTGGGCGAGCCGTGGCTGGAGCACGACGAGCGCTACCGCCGCTCGGAGGAGTTCATTCGCGCCCTGCGCCAGATCTGGACCGAGGACCACACCGAACTCGCCGGTGACTTCTACCGGTTGCGTGACTTCTCCCTCAAGCCCAAGCCCCTCAACACCGTCGAGCGCCCGCACCCGGAGATCTTCCAGGGCGGCAACTCCAGCGCCGCCCGCGCGATGGCGGGCCGGGTCTCCGACTGGTACTTCAGCAACGGCAAGGACTTCGACGGCGTCACCGAGCAGATCGCCGACGTCCGCGCCTCCGCCGCCCAAGTGGGCCGTACGGCACCGAAGTTCGGCCTCAACGGCTTCCTCATCGCCCGCGACACCGAGGCCGAGGCCCGCGACACGCTCCGCGAGATCGTCGCCAAGGCCAACACCGAGGCCGTCCACGGCTTCCGGGACGCCGTCCAGCAGGCCGGTCCGTCCACCGCCGACGGCAAGGGCATGTGGCAGGACTCCAGCTTCGAGGACCTCGTCCAGTACAACGACGGCTTCCGTACCGGCCTGATCGGCACCCCTGAGCAGATCGCCGAGCGGATCGTCGCCTACAAGCGGCTCGGCGTCGACCTCTTCCTCCTCGGCTTCCTGCACTACCTGGAGGAGGTCGAGTACTTCGGCAAGCGGGTGCTGCCCCTCGTACGCGAACTGGAGGCCCAGGAAGCCGAGTCCGAGCCCGTCGCCGCCGCCCGCGCCTGA
- a CDS encoding acyl-CoA dehydrogenase family protein translates to MSTAAPADWKTAPAPKDAEGWLARAAEVAAVLATDAAARDKAAVTPYAEVQLLKDSGLVTLLGPVEHGGAGQDWATAYRVVREVAKADGSIGQLLGYHYLWNWAARLVATREQWEHVEAEAARNRWFFGGAVNPRDADVVVRDEGDTLTFTGRKSFSTGSKVSDVTVLEGVLEGTDDHVFAIVASDSEGLTFHDDWDNIGQRLTESGGVTLDAVRVPWSAAAGYVDKQFRPRIYNTLNVPTIQLVFVNFYLGIAAGALETAATYTRTKSRAWLHGGHEQAVDEPYVIDTYGDLTAKLWAAEALADAVAAEGQKLHDDPDAVTEQARGEFEVRVAAVKARATDVALEVTNRIFEVTGARATASAEGLDRFWRNVRTHTLHDPVAYKRREIGRHVLTGELPQPTWYS, encoded by the coding sequence ATGAGCACCGCCGCACCGGCCGACTGGAAGACCGCCCCCGCCCCGAAGGACGCCGAGGGCTGGCTCGCCCGCGCCGCTGAGGTCGCCGCCGTCCTCGCCACCGACGCCGCCGCCCGCGACAAGGCCGCCGTTACCCCGTACGCCGAGGTCCAGCTGCTGAAGGACTCCGGCCTGGTCACCCTCCTCGGCCCCGTCGAGCACGGCGGCGCGGGCCAGGACTGGGCCACCGCCTACCGCGTCGTCCGCGAGGTCGCCAAGGCGGACGGCTCCATCGGCCAGCTGCTCGGCTACCACTACCTGTGGAACTGGGCCGCCCGTCTGGTCGCCACCCGCGAACAGTGGGAGCACGTGGAGGCCGAGGCCGCCCGCAACCGGTGGTTCTTCGGCGGCGCGGTCAACCCGCGCGACGCGGACGTGGTGGTGAGGGACGAGGGCGACACCCTCACCTTCACCGGCCGCAAGTCCTTCTCCACCGGCAGCAAGGTCTCCGACGTCACCGTGCTCGAAGGCGTCCTGGAGGGCACCGACGACCACGTGTTCGCCATCGTCGCGTCCGACAGCGAGGGCCTGACCTTCCACGACGACTGGGACAACATCGGCCAGCGCCTCACCGAGAGCGGCGGCGTCACCCTCGACGCCGTACGCGTCCCCTGGTCGGCCGCGGCGGGCTACGTGGACAAGCAGTTCCGGCCGCGTATCTACAACACCCTCAATGTGCCGACCATCCAGCTCGTCTTCGTCAACTTCTACCTCGGCATCGCCGCCGGCGCCCTGGAGACCGCCGCCACCTACACCCGGACCAAGTCCCGCGCCTGGCTGCACGGTGGCCACGAGCAGGCCGTCGACGAGCCGTACGTCATCGACACCTACGGCGACCTCACCGCCAAGCTGTGGGCCGCCGAAGCGCTGGCCGACGCCGTCGCCGCCGAAGGACAGAAGCTGCACGACGACCCGGACGCCGTCACCGAGCAGGCCCGCGGCGAGTTCGAGGTGCGGGTGGCCGCCGTGAAGGCCCGCGCCACCGACGTGGCCCTGGAGGTCACCAACCGGATCTTCGAGGTGACCGGCGCCCGCGCCACCGCCTCCGCCGAGGGCCTCGACCGCTTCTGGCGCAACGTCCGCACACACACGCTCCACGACCCCGTCGCCTACAAGCGCCGCGAGATCGGCCGCCACGTCCTCACCGGCGAACTGCCGCAGCCCACCTGGTACTCCTGA
- a CDS encoding class I SAM-dependent methyltransferase has product MIDDDGCFGDNIAAGYDESAADMFRPDVVGPAVDLLADLAGDGPALELGIGTGRIALPLSGRGVPVHGIDMSRAMVDRLRAKPGGGAIGVTIGDFATARVDKTFSVAYLVFNTLMNLTTQDAQVDCFRNVAAHLAPGGCFVVEVMVPELRKLPAGQSAVPFHISDTRWAFDRYDIASQAMSSNYVTIADGRAEHWSIPFRYVWPAELDLMARLAGLRLRDRWESWTREPFTSESGKHVSVWEKPADRPAD; this is encoded by the coding sequence GTGATCGATGACGACGGCTGTTTCGGAGACAACATCGCGGCGGGCTACGACGAGTCGGCGGCGGACATGTTCCGCCCCGACGTGGTGGGCCCGGCGGTCGACCTGCTGGCCGACCTCGCCGGCGACGGCCCTGCGCTCGAACTGGGCATCGGCACCGGCCGGATCGCGCTGCCGCTGTCCGGCCGCGGCGTACCGGTGCACGGCATCGACATGTCCCGCGCCATGGTGGACCGGCTGCGCGCCAAGCCCGGCGGCGGCGCGATCGGCGTGACGATCGGGGACTTCGCCACGGCGAGGGTGGACAAGACCTTCTCGGTCGCCTACCTGGTCTTCAACACGCTCATGAATCTGACGACCCAGGACGCCCAGGTCGACTGCTTCCGCAACGTCGCCGCGCACCTGGCCCCCGGCGGCTGCTTCGTCGTCGAGGTCATGGTCCCCGAACTGCGCAAGCTCCCGGCCGGGCAGAGCGCCGTACCGTTCCACATCAGCGACACGCGTTGGGCGTTCGACAGGTACGACATCGCCAGCCAGGCGATGAGCTCCAACTACGTCACCATCGCCGACGGCCGCGCCGAGCACTGGTCCATCCCGTTCCGGTACGTCTGGCCGGCCGAGCTGGACCTGATGGCCCGGCTCGCCGGCCTGCGGCTGCGCGACCGGTGGGAGAGCTGGACGCGCGAGCCGTTCACGAGCGAGAGCGGCAAGCACGTGTCGGTGTGGGAGAAACCGGCCGACCGACCGGCTGACTGA